A stretch of the Acyrthosiphon pisum isolate AL4f unplaced genomic scaffold, pea_aphid_22Mar2018_4r6ur Scaffold_316;HRSCAF=736, whole genome shotgun sequence genome encodes the following:
- the LOC103308627 gene encoding uncharacterized protein LOC103308627, with protein MLLRNIDPKRQLCNGTRLVVTELRPHNFKARKLSSADDGQDDIILPAVALTSSEEDDLPFQMKRIQFPVRLSFAMTINKSQGQTFDRVGLLLLSPAFSHGQLYVAFSRVRDAQSVRVGMYCDGNGRFVTKNIVYAAVL; from the coding sequence ATGTTACTGAGAAACATTGATCCGAAAAGACAACTTTGCAACGGGACGAGGTTGGTGGTCACTGAACTGCGGCCACACAACTTCAAGGCGAGGAAGTTGTCCAGCGCCGACGACGGGCAGGACGACATCATCTTACCCGCCGTTGCGTTGACTTCCAGTGAGGAAGACGATTTGCCTTTTCAAATGAAGCGGATTCAATTCCCGGTACGGTTGTCGTTTGCCATGACAATCAACAAGTCTCAGGGTCAAACATTCGACAGAGTCGGTTTGCTCCTGCTGTCACCCGCCTTCAGCCATGGACAGCTGTATGTTGCGTTTTCAAGAGTGAGGGACGCGCAATCCGTCAGAGTCGGCATGTACTGCGATGGAAATGGTCGATTCGTCACCAAGAATATTGTGTACGCAGCAGTTCTCTGA